A window of Halichoerus grypus chromosome 12, mHalGry1.hap1.1, whole genome shotgun sequence contains these coding sequences:
- the SMO gene encoding protein smoothened isoform X2, whose protein sequence is MPKCENDRVELPSRTLCQATRGPCAIVERERGWPDFLRCTPDHFPEGCPNEVQNIKFNSSGQCEAPLVRTDNPKSWYEDVEGCGIQCQNPLFTEAEHQDMHGYIAAFGAVTGLCTLFTLATFVADWRNSNRYPAVILFYVNACFFVGSIGWLAQFMDGARREIVCRADGTMRLGEPTSNETLSCVIIFVIVYYALMAGVVWFVVLTYAWHTSFKALGTTYQPLSGKTSYFHLLTWSLPFVLTVAILAVAQVDGDSVSGICFVGYKNYRYRAGFVLAPIGLVLIVGGYFLIRGVMTLFSIKSNHPGLLSEKAASKINETMLRLGIFGFLAFGFVLITFSCHFYDFFNQAEWERSFRDYVLCQANVTIGLPTKKPIPDCEIKNRPSLLVEKINLFAMFGTGIAMSTWVWTKATLLIWRRTWCRLTGQSDDEPKRIKKSKMIAKAFSKRRELLQNPGQELSFSMHTVSHDGPVAGLAFDLNEPSADVSSAWAQHVTKMVARRGAILPQDVSVTPVATPVPPEEKANLWLVEAEISPELEKRLGRKKKRRKRKKEVCPLVPPPELHHPGPAPAASAVPRLPQLPRQKCLVAAGAWGAGESCRQRAWTLVSNPFCPEPSPLQDPFLPSAPVPMAWAQGCRQGLGPIHSRTNLMEAELMDADSDF, encoded by the exons ATGCCCAAATGCGAGAATGACCGGGTGGAGCTGCCCAGCCGCACCCTCTGCCAGGCTACCCGAGGGCCCTGTGCCATCGTGGAGAGGGAGCGCGGCTGGCCCGACTTCCTGCGCTGCACCCCTGACCACTTCCCCGAGGGCTGCCCG AATGAGGTGCAGAACATCAAGTTCAACAGTTCGGGCCAGTGCGAGGCTCCCTTGGTTCGGACCGACAACCCCAAGAGCTGGTATGAGGACGTGGAGGGCTGTGGGATCCAGTGCCAGAACCCGCTGTTCACCGAGGCCGAGCACCAGGACATGCACGGCTACATCGCAGCCTTCGGGGCAGTCACGGGCCTCTGCACGCTCTTCACCCTG gCCACATTTGTGGCTGACTGGCGGAACTCGAATCGCTACCCTGCTGTCATTCTCTTCTACGTCAATGCGTGTTTCTTTGTGGGGAGCATTGGCTGGCTGGCCCAGTTCATGGACGGCGCCCGCCGGGAGATCGTCTGCCGTGCAGATGGCACCATGAGGCTTGGGGAGCCCAC CTCCAACGAGACCCTGTCCTGCGTCATCATCTTTGTCATCGTGTACTACGCCCTGATGGCCGGTGTCGTCTGGTTTGTGGTCCTCACCTATGCCTGGCACACCTCCTTCAAAGCCCTGGGCACCACCTACCAGCCTCTCTCCGGCAAGACCTCCTACTTCCACCTGCTCACGTGGTCACTCCCCTTTGTCCTCACCGTGGCAATCCTTGCCGTGGCCCAG GTGGATGGGGACTCCGTGAGCGGCATCTGTTTTGTTGGCTACAAGAACTACCGATACCGGGCGGGCTTCGTCCTGGCCCCGATTGGCCTGGTGCTCATTGTGGGAGGTTACTTCCTCATCCGAG GAGTCATGACTCTGTTTTCCATCAAGAGCAACCATCCGGGGTTGCTGAGCGAGAAGGCTGCCAGCAAGATCAATGAGACCATGTTGCGGCTGG GCATTTTTGGCTTCCTGGCCTTTGGCTTCGTGCTCATCACCTTCAGCTGCCATTTCTACGACTTCTTCAACCAGGCCGAGTGGGAGCGCAGCTTCCGGGACTATGTGTT gtGCCAGGCCAATGTGACCATCGGGCTGCCCACCAAGAAGCCCATCCCCGACTGTGAAATCAAGAATCGCCCTAGCCTCCTGGTGGAGAAGATCAACCTGTTTGCCATGTTTGGAACTGGCATCGCCATGAGCACCTGGGTCTGGACCAAGGCCACGCTGCTCATCTGGAGGCGCACCTGGTGCAG GTTGACTGGGCAGAGTGATGATGAGCCCAAACGCATCAAGAAGAGCAAAATGATCGCCAAGGCCTTCTCCAAGCGGCGTGAGCTACTGCAGAACCCAGGCCAGGAACTCTCCTTCAGCATGCACACTGTCTCCCACGATGGGCCTGTGG CGGGTTTGGCCTTTGACCTCAATGAGCCCTCTGCCGACGTGTCCTCTGCCTGGGCCCAGCATGTCACGAAGATGGTGGCTCGGAGAGGAGCCATTCTGCCCCAGGATGTGTCTGTCACCCCTGTGGCAACTCCAG TGCCCCCGGAGGAAAAAGCCAACCTGTGGCTGGTTGAGGCAGAGATCTCCCCAGAGCTGGAGAAGCGCCTGGGCCGGAAGAAGAAgcggaggaagaggaagaaggaggtgtGCCCGCTGGTGCCACCCCCTGAGCTTCACCACCCCGGCCCTGCCCCTGCAGCCAGCGCTGTTCCTCGCCTGCCTCAGCTGCCCCGGCAGAAGTGCCTGGTGGCGGCAGGtgcctggggagctggggaaTCCTGCCGACAGAGAGCCTGGACCCTGGTCTCCAACCCTTTCTGCCCAGAGCCCAGTCCCCTGCAGGATCCATTTCTGCCTAGTGCCCCAGTTCCCATGGCCTGGGCTCAGGGCTGCCGGCAGGGGCTGGGGCCCATTCACTCCCGCACCAACCTGATGGAGGCAGAGCTCATGGACGCAGATTCAGACTTCTGA